The window AGATCAGTTAGTTCATGAAAAAAATCAAGTACAACGAATAAATGAAGCCTATGAGGAATATTTTAATGAAGGCCATCATTTTATGTCTGATTTACAAGATAGCTTTTATGAAAATGACGATAGCTTACAGTTTGAAGCTATCCGAGATGAATATACTTATGAATCCAACAAGGTACTAGCTGATTTAGAAGAGAGTACAGAG is drawn from Carnobacterium gallinarum DSM 4847 and contains these coding sequences:
- a CDS encoding DUF3958 family protein, with the protein product MDKWDELHKKERLLMEREDQLVHEKNQVQRINEAYEEYFNEGHHFMSDLQDSFYENDDSLQFEAIRDEYTYESNKVLADLEESTEELNKHKRKIQMELDEVVYDKRRVSLEEKEVKNEH